Proteins co-encoded in one Natronorubrum daqingense genomic window:
- a CDS encoding DUF7117 family protein, which yields MKVRGERECTDCGTRWSYYETGEIDCPSCGSLHSVGINERAEHTDLEVTFDLTGVRNDLDEHSSDDVADRASEECREYVRRRGFIDGGSLRDLDDTYLSAFELLHVSDIVSRDFRLEEREELYFLSLLRDADQGDRPPAAEIPPSLRSARGLAYATAVDEYRRDVRTWVDNDTLTSTERATLETLDDHVTRVRMLDGDVAPERADQLVDATRDLASGLRGDEQAVVRAQDRLETLEFDDAV from the coding sequence ATGAAAGTACGGGGCGAGCGCGAGTGCACTGACTGTGGAACCCGGTGGTCGTACTACGAAACCGGCGAGATCGATTGCCCGTCGTGTGGAAGTCTCCACAGCGTCGGCATAAACGAACGTGCCGAACACACCGACCTCGAGGTGACGTTCGACCTCACGGGGGTTCGAAACGACCTCGACGAACACTCGAGCGACGACGTCGCAGACCGGGCGAGCGAGGAGTGTCGCGAGTACGTTCGTCGACGCGGCTTCATCGACGGTGGATCGCTGCGTGATCTGGACGACACGTACCTGAGCGCATTCGAGTTACTCCACGTCTCCGACATCGTCTCTCGAGACTTTCGCCTCGAGGAACGGGAGGAACTCTACTTCCTCTCCTTACTTCGCGACGCCGATCAGGGTGACCGCCCACCGGCAGCCGAAATTCCGCCGTCGCTTCGCAGCGCTCGCGGACTCGCCTACGCGACCGCCGTCGACGAATACCGCCGAGACGTTCGAACCTGGGTCGACAACGATACCCTCACGAGTACCGAACGGGCCACCCTCGAGACGCTCGACGATCACGTCACGCGTGTCCGGATGCTCGATGGCGACGTCGCACCGGAACGAGCAGATCAACTGGTCGACGCCACACGCGACCTCGCGAGCGGACTCCGTGGGGACGAACAGGCCGTCGTACGGGCGCAGGATCGACTCGAGACACTCGAGTTCGACGACGCCGTCTAG
- a CDS encoding lysylphosphatidylglycerol synthase transmembrane domain-containing protein produces MKRRMALGFVFALTLLALLVYFVGSQGIVDELSGADVRLLGLGFLSGLLALTFRGMVWERFITLVDTTMSRRVICGVFLSAMFIKYATPYGQVTTEPFVAYLVARNGEMAYEDGLASILSADLLNYVPYYTFGFLGLTIITVSGALSNGMVAQFTAFGVLFVVVTSVVLTVVRRPSLVYRIVLRFAGIVRVATGRFTDRFTTQLSEVTIRERLDRFYTTVETITTNRRTLVVATIYAHLGMAFLMLPVYIGAMALGHQLSLPVVAIVVALGKLGTVVPAPGGTGGVEAIVTAGLTTLGQLDPAAAFTIALIYRLCTYWLTIGVGGISTASLIVRDSYASH; encoded by the coding sequence GTGAAGCGTCGAATGGCCCTCGGATTCGTGTTCGCCCTTACCCTCCTCGCCCTCCTCGTCTATTTCGTTGGCAGCCAGGGAATCGTCGACGAGTTGTCCGGCGCCGACGTTCGACTGCTCGGTTTGGGATTCCTCTCTGGGTTACTCGCACTCACGTTCCGTGGTATGGTGTGGGAGCGATTTATCACACTAGTCGACACGACGATGTCCCGGCGAGTGATCTGCGGGGTCTTTCTCAGCGCGATGTTCATCAAATACGCAACGCCGTACGGCCAAGTGACGACAGAACCGTTCGTCGCCTACCTGGTCGCTCGCAACGGAGAGATGGCTTACGAAGATGGACTCGCGAGTATCCTCTCTGCAGACCTCTTGAACTACGTTCCCTACTACACGTTCGGCTTCCTCGGCCTCACGATAATCACCGTTTCCGGTGCCCTCAGTAACGGAATGGTCGCGCAGTTCACAGCCTTTGGTGTGTTGTTCGTCGTCGTGACGTCGGTCGTCCTCACCGTCGTTCGCCGACCGTCGCTCGTCTACAGAATCGTGCTTAGGTTCGCTGGCATCGTCCGTGTCGCCACCGGGCGGTTCACGGACCGATTCACCACGCAACTCTCGGAGGTGACCATCCGAGAGCGCCTCGATCGGTTCTACACGACCGTCGAGACGATCACGACCAACAGACGCACGCTCGTCGTCGCGACGATCTACGCCCACCTCGGGATGGCGTTCTTGATGCTCCCCGTCTACATCGGCGCGATGGCACTTGGCCATCAACTATCGTTACCCGTCGTCGCCATCGTCGTCGCACTCGGCAAACTGGGAACCGTCGTTCCGGCACCCGGTGGAACGGGTGGTGTCGAAGCAATCGTCACCGCCGGACTCACGACCCTCGGTCAACTCGACCCGGCAGCGGCGTTCACCATCGCACTCATCTACCGGCTCTGTACGTACTGGCTCACGATCGGTGTCGGTGGGATCTCGACCGCAAGCCTAATCGTTCGAGACTCATATGCGAGTCACTGA
- a CDS encoding APC family permease, with amino-acid sequence MATDDFKLITETVGPIAAVALLIGTAVGMSIFIVPTQMAAVAGPSIVLAILLSVVPMVLGMLLLLQLGGAIPVAGGAYVYASRLVGPYWGFLGVAVPVLSVWAYLLFAALGFAEYVPVFVELPTLVSVYLLLGAFLVFNYVGVRLAANIQIVLVCLLIAAMITFVVGGFTSFDTANFEPMFPAGEGEPYADGYAPFFLAAVTLYIPFQGFAMIIEIGEELENPAKNIPRVLAAGMALVAVLTIAVIIALVGAVPWEAIAQDGEAVDGGIAAVSEGILPGWAIAFVAIGALVAAATTTNTLYTSYSRTIMRAARDDVIPEFFAGIDDRFGTPNRALLLLGLPPLLAAPLMGPFGAILTVDVLDWLVTVTVTGIFISFMISGVALWNLPKIFPDRYKYSFYRLPMPVLKVVAVGNVVVSAVFMVFVALGAPSALVLQFGWILVMSLLYVYRIRTYGDEDEDLREKMSLLHKHESIGADSSDSSDD; translated from the coding sequence ATGGCTACTGACGATTTTAAACTGATTACCGAAACGGTGGGACCAATCGCGGCGGTGGCATTGCTCATTGGGACGGCAGTCGGAATGAGTATCTTCATCGTCCCGACACAGATGGCCGCCGTCGCTGGACCCAGTATCGTCCTGGCGATCTTACTCTCGGTAGTGCCGATGGTACTGGGAATGTTGTTGTTGTTACAACTCGGTGGTGCAATCCCAGTCGCCGGTGGCGCGTACGTCTACGCCTCGAGGCTCGTCGGGCCGTACTGGGGATTCCTCGGTGTTGCAGTTCCGGTGTTGTCGGTGTGGGCGTACCTGCTGTTCGCGGCGCTTGGCTTCGCCGAGTACGTCCCGGTCTTCGTCGAGTTGCCGACGCTAGTATCCGTCTACCTCCTGCTCGGAGCGTTTCTGGTGTTCAACTACGTCGGCGTTCGTCTCGCCGCGAACATCCAGATCGTTCTCGTCTGTCTGTTGATCGCGGCGATGATCACGTTCGTCGTCGGCGGCTTCACGTCCTTCGATACCGCGAACTTCGAACCGATGTTCCCCGCCGGTGAAGGCGAACCGTACGCCGACGGATACGCCCCCTTCTTCCTGGCAGCCGTGACGCTGTATATTCCGTTCCAGGGCTTCGCGATGATCATCGAGATCGGCGAGGAACTCGAGAACCCGGCGAAGAACATCCCGCGCGTCCTCGCAGCCGGGATGGCACTCGTGGCAGTGTTGACGATTGCCGTCATCATCGCCCTGGTCGGTGCCGTCCCGTGGGAAGCGATCGCCCAAGACGGTGAGGCCGTCGACGGTGGTATCGCGGCCGTCAGTGAAGGAATCTTACCCGGCTGGGCGATCGCGTTCGTCGCGATCGGCGCCCTCGTTGCGGCCGCGACGACGACCAACACGCTCTACACGTCCTACTCGCGGACGATCATGCGCGCGGCCCGTGACGACGTCATTCCCGAATTCTTCGCCGGGATCGACGATCGGTTCGGAACGCCAAACCGTGCGCTGTTGTTACTCGGGCTCCCCCCGTTACTCGCCGCCCCCCTTATGGGCCCCTTCGGGGCGATTCTCACCGTCGACGTGTTGGACTGGCTCGTGACCGTCACGGTCACCGGAATTTTCATCAGCTTCATGATTAGCGGAGTCGCGCTGTGGAATCTCCCGAAAATTTTCCCGGATCGGTACAAGTACTCGTTCTACCGACTCCCGATGCCGGTGCTCAAAGTCGTCGCCGTCGGCAACGTCGTCGTCTCCGCGGTGTTCATGGTGTTCGTCGCACTGGGCGCACCGTCGGCACTGGTGCTCCAGTTCGGCTGGATTCTGGTAATGTCGTTGTTGTACGTCTACCGAATTCGGACGTACGGCGACGAGGACGAAGACCTCCGCGAAAAGATGTCACTCCTGCACAAACACGAGTCGATCGGTGCCGACTCGAGCGACTCGAGCGACGACTGA
- a CDS encoding bifunctional methylenetetrahydrofolate dehydrogenase/methenyltetrahydrofolate cyclohydrolase, whose translation MTEIIDGNAVASEIREELTGAIETLADAGARPGLATVLMGDDPASQTYVNMKQRDCEEVGIESVHVDVEGDAPPSALYETIGNLNEDPAVHGYIVQAPVPDHVDYREVIRRVDPAKDVDGFHPENVGRLVAGDARFRPCTPHGVQKLLESADVDIEGKDVTIVGRSDIVGKPLANLLIQKAEDGNATVTVCHSRTDDLGEKTRNADIVVAAVGVPELIDGSMISEDTVVIDVGVNRVEADTEKGYELVGDVDFESTEERASAITPVPGGVGPMTRAMLLYNTVKAASLQEEIDVSLP comes from the coding sequence ATGACCGAGATCATCGACGGCAACGCTGTCGCGAGCGAGATTCGTGAGGAGTTGACGGGTGCAATCGAAACACTGGCCGACGCGGGCGCACGACCGGGATTAGCGACGGTACTGATGGGCGACGATCCCGCCAGCCAGACCTACGTGAACATGAAACAACGCGACTGCGAGGAAGTCGGCATCGAGAGCGTTCACGTCGACGTCGAGGGCGATGCACCGCCTTCGGCACTCTACGAGACTATTGGCAACCTCAACGAGGACCCGGCCGTTCACGGATACATCGTCCAAGCACCCGTTCCAGACCACGTCGACTACAGAGAGGTCATCCGTCGCGTCGATCCAGCAAAAGACGTCGATGGCTTCCACCCCGAGAATGTCGGCCGTCTCGTCGCCGGCGACGCTCGATTCCGTCCGTGTACGCCCCACGGCGTCCAGAAACTCCTCGAGTCGGCTGACGTCGACATCGAAGGCAAAGACGTCACGATCGTCGGTCGATCGGATATCGTCGGCAAGCCACTCGCGAACCTCTTGATCCAGAAGGCTGAGGACGGCAACGCAACGGTGACAGTCTGTCACTCCCGAACCGACGACCTCGGTGAGAAGACCCGCAACGCGGATATCGTCGTCGCCGCCGTCGGCGTTCCCGAACTGATCGACGGCTCGATGATCAGCGAAGACACTGTCGTCATCGACGTCGGTGTCAATCGCGTCGAAGCAGACACCGAGAAGGGATACGAACTCGTCGGTGACGTCGACTTCGAGAGCACGGAAGAACGCGCCAGCGCGATCACGCCCGTCCCCGGCGGTGTCGGTCCGATGACGCGCGCGATGTTACTGTATAATACGGTTAAAGCGGCGAGCCTCCAAGAAGAGATCGACGTGTCGCTTCCCTGA
- the glyA gene encoding serine hydroxymethyltransferase, with translation MEHEHVREVDPAVADALEGEVERQRSSLQMIASENHASQAVIDAQGSALTNKYAEGYPGSRYYGGCEYADEVEQLAIDRAKELFGAEHVNVQPHSGTQANQAVYFAMLEPGDKILSLDLTHGGHLSHGHPANFVGQLYDVEQYEVDAETGYVDYEGLAEQAEEFEPDIIVSGYSAYPREIEWGRIQEAADSVDALHLADIAHITGLVAAGVHSSPVGTADFVTGSTHKTIRAGRGGIVMCDEEYADDIDAAVFPGGQGGPLMHNVAGKAVGFKEALEPEFEAYADQTVANAKALGERLVENGFSLVSEGTDNHLVLVDLRESHPDTSGGDAEEALEDAGIVLNGNTVPGETRSAFDPSGIRAGTPALTTRGFDEDDCRKVGELISRVIDAPEDEAVIEDVRSEVEDLCGANPLYE, from the coding sequence ATGGAACACGAGCACGTACGGGAGGTCGATCCCGCCGTGGCAGATGCACTCGAGGGTGAGGTCGAACGCCAGCGATCGTCCCTGCAGATGATCGCGAGCGAGAACCACGCCAGTCAGGCGGTTATCGACGCGCAGGGAAGTGCGCTGACGAACAAGTACGCCGAGGGCTATCCCGGTTCCCGGTACTACGGCGGCTGCGAGTATGCCGACGAGGTCGAGCAACTTGCCATCGACCGTGCGAAAGAGCTCTTCGGCGCCGAGCACGTCAACGTCCAGCCCCACTCGGGCACCCAGGCCAACCAGGCCGTCTACTTCGCGATGTTAGAGCCCGGCGACAAGATCCTCTCGCTGGATCTGACCCACGGCGGACACCTCAGTCACGGCCATCCGGCGAACTTCGTCGGGCAACTCTACGACGTCGAGCAGTACGAAGTCGACGCCGAGACGGGCTACGTCGACTACGAGGGGCTCGCAGAACAGGCCGAGGAGTTCGAGCCGGACATCATCGTCTCGGGGTACTCCGCGTACCCGCGCGAGATCGAGTGGGGGCGCATTCAGGAGGCCGCAGACAGCGTCGACGCACTCCACCTCGCCGACATCGCTCACATCACCGGTCTCGTCGCTGCGGGCGTTCACTCCTCGCCGGTCGGCACCGCCGACTTCGTCACCGGTTCGACCCACAAGACCATTCGCGCCGGTCGCGGCGGCATCGTCATGTGCGACGAGGAGTACGCCGACGACATCGACGCCGCCGTCTTCCCCGGCGGACAGGGCGGGCCGCTCATGCACAACGTCGCCGGGAAGGCTGTTGGCTTCAAAGAGGCCCTCGAGCCCGAGTTCGAGGCGTACGCCGATCAGACGGTCGCCAACGCGAAGGCCCTCGGCGAGCGTCTCGTCGAGAACGGTTTCTCGCTCGTCTCAGAGGGAACGGACAACCACCTCGTCCTCGTCGACCTCCGCGAGAGCCACCCCGACACGAGCGGCGGCGACGCGGAGGAAGCGCTCGAGGACGCCGGAATCGTCCTCAACGGGAACACGGTTCCCGGCGAGACGCGCTCGGCGTTCGACCCATCGGGTATCCGCGCGGGCACGCCCGCACTGACGACTCGCGGTTTCGACGAAGACGACTGTCGCAAAGTCGGTGAGTTGATCTCCCGCGTCATCGATGCCCCCGAAGACGAAGCCGTCATCGAAGACGTTCGGAGCGAAGTTGAGGACCTCTGTGGCGCGAATCCGCTGTACGAGTAA